DNA sequence from the Plasmodium vivax scf_7133 genomic scaffold, whole genome shotgun sequence genome:
AAAAGGCAAGAAGTAATAAACGCAAGGCAACttaagaatatttattttattcaataatttttgaTAATTCCTAGGCCCTAAAAATGCACCAGTATTATTTTACATCAACATTTTGTCCTCTAcataaggcaaaaaaaaactttttatcTTCTACAAATATTCTATGAAAAGAATTATGCAAGAAAACCCGAAATAGAGACGTCGTACGTATTTTATTCCCATTCCAACTGTACCATTAAGCCACGcgatacgaaaaaaatatatttcgtgaattaaaaaatatgctagtatatatatgttacgTACGTAACATTGGAATGGTAATATTGTACAGAGGCAATAATTATCTCGGGGattctcatttttgtatatttatttacgcCATGGTGAATGAAGAATGAGgtgaggattttttttttttttcatcaactctatatttttttatttttttggtcgtggtgaattaaaaaaactttatGCCAAGGAAATATTTATGCAGAAAAATATgtacttcattttgaaagaaaaaaaatggcaaatttatatatttattggaaatgtttcataattattacgttTGATTAACTGCTTAAATATTTGtttcatatttaataaatatataataccgtagttttcaaatttctgcatatttttacttttactTGGATAAAATTTGCTGTCGctgttgccatttttttatcacttttaTTTACATCAAACTTTTCCTTCATTATCGTTTCATTTGGGCcttcaaaaatattaataaaaatggggatatGCTACTGatgtaattaaataattgtttcatttttgtatgtTTAACATTTCTCAACTTATGCCAGTTTTGGttgaaggacaaaaaataattttatgttaatatttgcttaaaaatatttgatatgGATATTTTTTGaggttgtatttttttttttctttaacgtCCTTCAAATTCATAATCTTAAATTAGTTGTGGTTAATGCTCAAATGACACGTGgctgttataaaaaaatggataatgaagaatgaaaaccataatgaaataaatattaaaggAATAGACAAGGCAAAATGTGACAAATCAGATGAAAGCCGCACTACTGAATTTGCCACCGTGAGGATAATAAAATGGACAAGCCAAATCAGAGTTAACGTATTTCCCTTTATCTTGAAAGTTATCATATTAACTTTCTTCCTTCACATATCAAAACGTTTCAGCAATGTAAGTGTATAAATTGCAGAGTGGAAATTGCTGTTCATTTAATTGCCACCCGCCGTGTTGtacttatgtatatatatatatatatatatatatatatatatatatatatatatatatatatgtatgcatgtacgaGCATATTTTAATTAGCACTGTCACGTGTAGCGCACCGAATATCAtgtctctccttttttcctcttctggtATACCGTTTTGCATATCTGCCTTGCAACCTACAGAGTTCTCCGTTCACGCCAGGAAATAACTCGAACAATGAAAGGCACAACGCGCGCTTTAAAACATTAAGAGTGTTGAACGGAAGTGGCACTAGTGATTCTACTTCTAAATATAAATCACTATTATCAATAactaagaaaaaaagtgataaatCAGAGtattcggaaaaaaaaacagaaacgACCAAGTCAACCATTACTAGTTATAAAGACTTAAAAGATGAAGTTGATGAAGCTGATTTATCAGATGAAGGAGTACTGCTGGGggaaatgaataaaattatattacaaGAGAAACTCATGAGGGAGGAATTTTCAAAGGCAGGGAATTCTCCTTCGAACGCATACTTTGCCCTTTATTTCAATGATGAAAATTGCATAAATCGAATTATGGACTTGTCGAGAAAATCAAGACTGTATAGAAGCAAATATTTACGACTGAGGTATCGTATTCTCAGACATatcaataaatttataaaaagaatgaaagttttcttcatcatggaatataaatacaataGAAACTTTTTGGAAGAATTTCGTGCTAGTAATTTCTATTACTTCGTATTTCCTTATGTAAAATGTCAcatcaaaattttcttttctcggTTTTCGAAGTAAAACCCTTCTGCTAAAAGTAAATATTAGCATTTACTTCACAGCTTAAGTAACCCTAAAGGTAGCAAAAAGTAGCAAATCATAGAAAATGATAGTAAATGATAGCAAAGGATAGCAAATGATAGCCAATAATAGCCAATAGCAGCCAATAGTAGCAAGTAATAGCCAATAATATCACCCTACCcctcaaaaaggggaaaagcatTCCACCCTGAAAGGTTACTCatacaaataattaaatttaaatatgtgCACGCTAGTGTAGCACACCTAGAAATGTTTTTCTCATggaagagtaaaaaaaaaaaatggtatgCACTCAGTTAATGAGCCCTTCATATCATACTATTTACTCTTTCCTTTgttaatgataaatataatggCAATGCGCgctattatatttttctaacaTTGTTGCATATTTTCctaaaattacatttatttttataataagtGACTGTCTGGagaatatgtttttttttttttttttttttattattttttaatcttgAGAGTAgccttttctttataaatacaGCTTTACCACAATCATTTGTTTGCCACACAAAATTACACATGTGTGattaattgtttttatgTGTTTATGTATGTTCAatgttttattaatatataatgctGTGCCGCATAGGGTTGCTCTATATTAGTTATCTCACCTCACCGCAccttatttcatttttttttattcattttttctttaaaactTTAAACAATTCCCCCTTgtcatatttattcattaatCGCCAAGGCGATATTTAATTTTGAgagtttgttttttcatatttaaatttttgtacaaGTCTACAGGATGATTCTTTCTTTTAATGAGAAATCCCGTCTCCCATTTGGTGCAGCAACAGTATCGTTTTAGGGGGCGCAactttttacaataaaatatatacgcCATGCTCGTTTGAGATCAAAAACGACCGACGCTcgcaaagcaaaaaaaaacatatatacatgtatatatatgtttgtatAATATTCTACGCTGCACACATGCATAGTACCGTAAGAATTATTTGCATGCATTTGTGTAATCGTAAATTCAACTTAAAGCCGGCACATCCCAGGGTGCCACGCGTAAATGTAACACGGAAAGGGGCACATCAAACTGAAGTTATCGCAAACAGTTCGGAATAGTCAACGCGGACACTCTGCAGGACTCGTCAACGAAATTATTCGTAAGAAGACAAAACATATCAGGATAATTTTAAAGCACTCATAAAAAGGGCATTCACAATTATCAGAATTTTATGGATCATGAAAAAATGCtaagcaaaaatatgaaatgaaaaataaggaaaacgCAAAGTTAAGTAAAAATAGGGCTACTGCTCAAAGGAATAACACACAACGGGGGAAAAGAGAAGccaaagaagaaagaaacgTAAATACCAGATTAACCATGCCTCTGCTGCCTCAAGTAACAACGTCGAAGAGCCCACTCTA
Encoded proteins:
- a CDS encoding hypothetical protein (encoded by transcript PVX_125735A), coding for MKNENHNEINIKGIDKAKCDKSDESRTTEFATVRIIKWTSQIRVNVFPFILKVIILTFFLHISKRFSNSSPFTPGNNSNNERHNARFKTLRVLNGSGTSDSTSKYKSLLSITKKKSDKSEYSEKKTETTKSTITSYKDLKDEVDEADLSDEGVLLGEMNKIILQEKLMREEFSKAGNSPSNAYFALYFNDENCINRIMDLSRKSRLYRSKYLRLRYRILRHINKFIKRMKVFFIMEYKYNRNFLEEFRASNFYYFVFPYVKCHIKIFFSRFSK